The Microbacterium sp. LWH7-1.2 genome window below encodes:
- a CDS encoding NAD(P)/FAD-dependent oxidoreductase, translated as MTELTRDVVIVGAGAAGTTAANELKKAGLSVVVLEARDRVGGRLWTDVVDGAMLEIGGQWVSPDQDALKETLAELGLETYSRYREGDSVYIGQDGELTRFTGEIFPVAPETEKEIVRLIEVLDELVAQIDPDKPWEHPDAEALDRISFEAWLEEQTDDQEARDNIALFIAGAMLTKPAYAFSTLQALLMAASAGSFSHLVDADFILDERVVGGLQQVPLLLAERLGDDVILGQPVTEVHWSDDGVRVVTDNGLEVRARFVILAHAPILYPWIEFAPPLPRLKQQMHQHISMGFVIKVHAVYDRPFWREQGLSGTAFSPYEISHEAYDNTNHDDERGTLVGFVSDRNADDLFRVSAEERKERILESLSHYYGPEAKTPLVYFESDWGAEEWTRGAYAASFDLGGLARYGADLRTPVGPIHFACSDMAGAGYQHVDGAIRMGRLVAANIVEAARR; from the coding sequence ATGACCGAGCTGACCCGTGACGTCGTCATCGTCGGCGCCGGCGCCGCCGGCACGACTGCCGCCAACGAGCTGAAGAAGGCGGGACTGTCGGTCGTCGTGCTCGAGGCGCGCGACCGCGTGGGCGGGCGCCTGTGGACCGACGTGGTCGACGGCGCGATGCTCGAGATCGGCGGCCAGTGGGTCTCGCCCGACCAGGACGCGCTCAAAGAGACCCTCGCCGAGCTGGGTCTCGAGACTTACAGCCGCTACCGCGAGGGCGACTCGGTGTACATCGGCCAGGACGGCGAGCTCACCCGCTTCACGGGCGAGATCTTCCCCGTCGCGCCCGAGACCGAGAAGGAGATCGTCCGCCTCATCGAGGTGCTCGACGAGCTCGTCGCACAGATCGACCCCGACAAGCCGTGGGAGCACCCCGACGCCGAGGCGCTCGACCGCATCTCGTTCGAGGCGTGGCTCGAGGAGCAGACCGACGACCAGGAGGCGCGCGACAACATCGCCCTCTTCATCGCCGGCGCGATGCTCACCAAGCCCGCGTACGCGTTCTCCACGCTTCAGGCCCTCCTCATGGCGGCCAGCGCCGGCAGCTTCTCGCACCTCGTCGACGCGGACTTCATCCTCGACGAGCGCGTGGTCGGCGGCTTGCAGCAGGTTCCACTCCTCCTCGCCGAGCGTCTGGGCGACGACGTCATCCTGGGTCAGCCGGTCACCGAGGTGCACTGGTCGGACGACGGCGTCCGCGTCGTCACCGACAACGGCCTCGAGGTGCGCGCACGGTTCGTCATTCTGGCGCACGCGCCGATCCTCTACCCGTGGATCGAGTTCGCGCCGCCGCTGCCGCGCCTCAAGCAGCAGATGCACCAGCACATCTCGATGGGCTTCGTCATCAAGGTCCACGCGGTCTACGACCGTCCGTTCTGGCGCGAGCAGGGCCTGTCGGGCACCGCGTTCAGCCCGTACGAGATCTCGCACGAGGCATACGACAACACCAACCACGACGACGAACGCGGCACCCTGGTCGGCTTCGTGTCGGACCGCAACGCCGACGACCTGTTCCGCGTGTCGGCCGAGGAGCGCAAGGAGCGCATCCTCGAGTCGCTGTCGCACTACTACGGCCCCGAGGCCAAGACCCCACTGGTCTACTTCGAGAGCGACTGGGGCGCGGAGGAGTGGACCCGCGGGGCGTACGCCGCGAGCTTCGACCTCGGCGGCCTCGCCCGCTACGGCGCGGATCTGCGCACCCCTGTCGGCCCCATCCACTTCGCGTGCAGCGACATGGCCGGCGCCGGGTACCAGCACGTCGACGGCGCCATCCGCATGGGCCGCCTGGTCGCCGCGAACATCGTCGAGGCGGCACGGCGATGA
- a CDS encoding universal stress protein: protein MRDRIVVGYTATEAGADAVALGARLAAAMDAPLDLVLVLPAEDRSVITPPDAGYDRYLVTQAETWLAEAAASIPDAVTHASHVRFGDSFAEGLIAAAHELSASHIVVGAANGGRRGRHRLGTVANELLHSSDVPVVLAPEGSRRLEAATVTRVTAAIGTRPGASALLDESVALATATGAGLRLLSLVSVDLPAGVDTGVIRIAGAAHADDVLGKALEALPDGVEADVVVARGDSIEDAVAHLGWEPGELAVVGSSRLARRRRLFLGSTAAKMLHELPVPMVVVPRTRGKKGAR, encoded by the coding sequence ATGAGGGACCGCATCGTCGTCGGGTACACCGCGACGGAGGCGGGGGCGGATGCCGTCGCCCTCGGCGCGCGCCTGGCCGCGGCGATGGACGCACCGCTCGACCTCGTGCTGGTGCTGCCGGCCGAGGACCGCAGCGTCATCACCCCGCCCGACGCCGGCTACGACCGCTACCTGGTGACGCAGGCTGAGACGTGGCTCGCCGAGGCGGCGGCGTCGATTCCGGATGCCGTGACCCACGCGTCGCACGTGCGGTTCGGCGATTCCTTCGCAGAGGGCCTCATCGCGGCCGCGCACGAACTCTCGGCGTCCCATATCGTCGTCGGCGCCGCCAATGGCGGACGTCGCGGGCGCCATCGCCTCGGCACCGTGGCGAACGAGCTGCTGCATTCGTCGGATGTGCCCGTCGTGCTCGCCCCCGAGGGGTCGCGCCGGCTGGAGGCGGCCACGGTCACCCGCGTCACCGCCGCCATCGGCACGCGTCCGGGAGCGAGCGCCCTGCTCGACGAGAGCGTCGCCCTGGCCACGGCCACGGGCGCCGGACTGCGACTGCTGTCGCTCGTCTCGGTGGACCTTCCGGCCGGAGTCGACACGGGCGTCATCCGCATCGCGGGCGCCGCGCACGCCGACGACGTGCTGGGCAAGGCCCTCGAGGCACTGCCGGACGGCGTCGAGGCCGACGTGGTCGTCGCGCGCGGCGACAGCATCGAAGATGCCGTCGCCCACCTCGGCTGGGAGCCCGGCGAACTCGCGGTGGTCGGCTCGAGCCGGCTGGCCCGGCGCCGGCGCCTGTTCCTCGGCTCGACGGCGGCGAAGATGCTGCACGAGCTTCCCGTACCCATGGTCGTGGTGCCCCGCACGCGCGGCAAGAAAGGCGCACGCTGA
- a CDS encoding APC family permease, translating to MSASESRGTVPLAPSSGAHAGELSKKGLSAGAVGVLGAVVIGVSTIAPAYTLTASLGPTVSVVGTQVPAIILVGFIPMLLTAFGYRELNRAMPDSGTSFTWGVRAFGPWIGWMTGWGLVAATVIVLSNLAGIAVEFLFLLISQLTGSPEIADLAFNPFINVVVCLLFMLGATLISYRDMQTTQKFQYILVTFQVAVLLLFAVVAIVKAVSGDAPDPTAFSWSWFNPFEVPTFSAFAAGLSLSIFIFWGWDVVLTMNEETKNPAKTPGRAAMLTVVIVVSLYLLLSIGLIMFAGVGDGPLGLANEDISANVFFALSDPILGPLAFLVSLAVLSSSAASLQSTAVGPARTLLAMGHYGALPPKFARVSPRFFTPGYATVVSAIVASVFYAVMRVISENVLTDTILSLGMMICFYYGLTAFACVWYFRKQWFDSVRSFFFTFLFPLVGGAILAVLFVTTLIDSMDPAYGSGSSIGGLGLVFVLGVVVILVGVVIMIWQAIKRPAFFRGETLGIDAPESLRRARR from the coding sequence ATGAGCGCTTCAGAGAGCCGCGGCACCGTGCCGCTGGCACCGTCATCCGGCGCCCACGCCGGCGAGCTGTCGAAGAAGGGCCTGAGCGCGGGAGCGGTCGGCGTCCTCGGCGCCGTCGTCATCGGCGTCTCCACCATCGCCCCCGCCTATACGCTCACGGCGTCGCTCGGGCCGACCGTCTCTGTCGTCGGCACGCAGGTGCCGGCCATCATCCTCGTCGGCTTCATCCCGATGCTGCTGACGGCCTTCGGCTACCGCGAGCTCAACCGCGCGATGCCCGACTCGGGCACCTCGTTCACGTGGGGCGTGCGCGCGTTCGGCCCATGGATCGGCTGGATGACCGGCTGGGGCCTCGTGGCCGCGACCGTCATCGTGCTGTCGAACCTCGCGGGCATCGCCGTGGAGTTCCTGTTCCTGCTGATCTCGCAGCTGACGGGCAGCCCCGAGATCGCCGACCTCGCGTTCAACCCGTTCATCAACGTGGTGGTGTGCCTGCTGTTCATGCTGGGCGCGACGCTCATCTCGTACCGCGACATGCAGACCACGCAGAAGTTCCAGTACATCCTGGTGACCTTCCAGGTCGCCGTGCTGCTCCTCTTCGCCGTCGTGGCCATCGTCAAGGCGGTGTCGGGCGATGCCCCCGATCCCACTGCGTTCTCGTGGTCGTGGTTCAACCCGTTCGAGGTGCCGACGTTCAGCGCGTTCGCGGCGGGCCTCTCGCTGTCGATCTTCATCTTCTGGGGCTGGGACGTCGTCCTCACCATGAACGAGGAGACCAAGAACCCCGCCAAGACCCCGGGGCGCGCGGCGATGCTCACGGTCGTGATCGTGGTCTCGCTGTACCTCCTGCTGTCGATCGGCCTGATCATGTTCGCGGGTGTCGGCGACGGTCCGCTGGGACTGGCGAACGAGGACATCTCGGCGAACGTCTTCTTCGCGCTGTCCGACCCGATCCTCGGTCCGCTCGCGTTCCTGGTGTCGCTCGCTGTGCTGTCGAGCTCGGCCGCATCGCTGCAGTCCACGGCCGTGGGCCCGGCGCGGACGCTCCTGGCGATGGGGCACTACGGCGCCCTGCCGCCGAAGTTCGCCCGCGTCAGCCCCCGCTTCTTCACGCCCGGCTACGCCACCGTGGTGTCTGCGATCGTCGCGTCGGTGTTCTACGCCGTCATGCGCGTCATCAGCGAGAACGTCCTCACCGACACGATCCTGTCGCTCGGCATGATGATCTGCTTCTACTACGGACTCACCGCGTTCGCGTGCGTCTGGTACTTCCGCAAGCAGTGGTTCGACTCGGTGCGCAGCTTCTTCTTCACGTTCCTGTTCCCACTCGTGGGCGGCGCGATCCTCGCCGTGCTGTTCGTCACGACGCTTATCGACTCGATGGACCCGGCCTACGGCAGCGGGTCGAGCATCGGAGGCCTCGGCCTCGTGTTCGTGCTGGGCGTGGTCGTCATCCTCGTGGGCGTCGTGATCATGATCTGGCAGGCGATCAAGCGTCCGGCGTTCTTCCGCGGTGAGACACTCGGTATCGACGCCCCCGAAAGCCTTCGACGCGCCCGCCGCTGA
- a CDS encoding NAD-dependent succinate-semialdehyde dehydrogenase, whose product MTDYAVVNPATGETLATYPTITDEALETAIAGADAAYRTWRDQPVAERAARIRKVAELHRERRDDLAAIIVREMGKPLEAALGEVDFAADITEYYADHAEKITGDQPIDIDGEGTAVIRRSPLGVLLGIMPWNFPYYQVARFAAPNIVVGNTILLKHAPQCPESAAAIAAIYADAGLEGVYTNVYATNDQAATIIADRRVQGVSVTGSERAGAAVAEIAGRNLKKVALELGGSDPFILLSTDDLDAAVQAAVDARLDNTGQSCNAAKRFIVVDGLYDAFLEKFTAKMTEAKVGDPFADDTVLGPLSSLTAAERLAEQVDRAVAQGATLVAGGTRDGAFYPGTVLADVTSDMDAYREEFFGPVGVVYKVADEDAAVALANDTSYGLGSYVFTTDEEQAQRVADKIDAGMVYVNVVLADEPGLPFGGVKRSGTSREMGLLAADEFVNKKLIRIGA is encoded by the coding sequence ATGACCGACTACGCCGTCGTGAACCCGGCCACGGGAGAGACCCTGGCCACGTATCCGACCATCACCGACGAGGCTCTCGAGACCGCGATCGCGGGAGCGGATGCTGCGTACCGCACGTGGCGCGACCAGCCCGTCGCCGAGCGTGCCGCACGCATCCGCAAGGTGGCGGAGCTGCACCGCGAGCGTCGCGACGACCTCGCCGCGATCATCGTGCGCGAGATGGGCAAGCCGCTGGAGGCCGCCCTCGGCGAGGTCGACTTCGCCGCAGACATCACCGAGTACTACGCGGACCACGCGGAGAAGATCACCGGCGACCAGCCGATCGACATCGACGGGGAGGGCACGGCGGTCATCCGCCGCTCGCCCCTCGGCGTGCTGCTGGGCATCATGCCGTGGAACTTCCCGTACTACCAGGTCGCCCGCTTCGCCGCGCCGAACATCGTGGTGGGCAACACCATCCTCCTGAAGCACGCACCGCAGTGCCCGGAGTCGGCCGCCGCCATCGCGGCGATCTACGCCGACGCCGGGCTCGAGGGCGTCTACACGAACGTCTACGCGACGAACGATCAGGCGGCGACGATCATCGCCGACCGCCGGGTGCAGGGCGTCTCGGTCACGGGCTCCGAGCGCGCCGGCGCCGCCGTCGCCGAGATCGCTGGCCGCAACCTCAAGAAGGTCGCGCTCGAACTCGGCGGGTCCGACCCGTTCATCCTGCTTTCGACCGACGACCTCGACGCGGCGGTGCAGGCGGCCGTGGACGCGCGCCTCGACAACACCGGGCAGTCGTGCAACGCCGCCAAGCGCTTCATCGTCGTCGACGGCCTGTACGACGCGTTCCTCGAGAAGTTCACCGCGAAGATGACCGAGGCGAAGGTCGGCGACCCGTTCGCCGACGACACCGTGCTGGGCCCGCTGTCGTCGCTCACGGCGGCCGAGCGCCTGGCCGAGCAGGTCGACAGGGCCGTCGCGCAGGGCGCGACGCTGGTCGCCGGCGGCACGCGCGACGGCGCGTTCTACCCGGGCACGGTGCTCGCCGACGTCACGAGCGACATGGACGCGTACCGCGAGGAGTTCTTCGGCCCCGTCGGCGTCGTCTACAAGGTCGCGGACGAGGACGCGGCGGTCGCCCTCGCGAACGACACCAGCTACGGACTCGGCTCGTACGTCTTCACGACCGACGAGGAGCAGGCCCAGCGCGTCGCCGACAAGATCGACGCCGGCATGGTCTACGTGAACGTGGTGCTGGCCGACGAGCCCGGGCTGCCCTTCGGCGGCGTGAAGCGCTCCGGCACCTCGCGCGAGATGGGCCTTCTGGCGGCGGACGAGTTCGTCAACAAGAAGCTGATCCGCATCGGCGCCTGA
- a CDS encoding pyridoxamine 5'-phosphate oxidase family protein — protein sequence MADTPDPVVSLSDEECWERLRGQELGRLVTHVGEVLDIFPVNYIVDGESVLFRTAQGSKLFELTVNDEVLFEVDDHTDTDAWSVILRGRAHPLDRSDEVERADGLGLRPWIPTLKYTYVRVEAMSLSGRAFARGPEPDRYGVQQY from the coding sequence ATGGCAGACACACCGGACCCCGTCGTCTCCCTCTCCGATGAAGAGTGCTGGGAGCGCCTGCGCGGGCAGGAGCTCGGGCGCCTCGTCACCCACGTGGGCGAGGTGCTCGACATCTTCCCCGTGAACTACATCGTCGACGGCGAGAGCGTGCTCTTCCGCACGGCGCAGGGGAGCAAGCTGTTCGAGCTGACCGTCAATGACGAGGTGCTCTTCGAGGTCGACGACCACACCGACACCGACGCGTGGAGCGTGATCCTGCGGGGTCGCGCCCACCCGCTCGACCGCTCCGACGAGGTCGAGCGGGCCGACGGTCTGGGGCTCAGACCGTGGATCCCGACGCTCAAGTACACGTACGTGCGCGTCGAGGCGATGTCGCTGTCGGGCCGCGCCTTCGCGCGTGGACCCGAGCCCGACCGGTACGGCGTGCAGCAGTACTGA
- the secE gene encoding preprotein translocase subunit SecE, with product MVQDEPKGEVVSAEGTTAPREKKPNVFARIALFVRQVFAELRKVVTPTRQELLKYTAVVLGFVVVMMALVYGLDVLFVWITSYVFGVPGA from the coding sequence ATGGTTCAGGACGAGCCGAAGGGTGAAGTCGTCTCCGCAGAGGGAACGACCGCACCCCGCGAGAAGAAGCCGAACGTCTTCGCTCGTATCGCCCTGTTCGTGCGCCAGGTCTTCGCCGAGCTCCGCAAGGTCGTCACGCCGACCCGCCAGGAGCTGCTGAAGTACACGGCGGTGGTGCTGGGCTTCGTCGTCGTGATGATGGCGCTCGTCTACGGCCTGGACGTGCTGTTCGTGTGGATCACGTCGTACGTCTTCGGGGTCCCCGGCGCCTGA
- the nusG gene encoding transcription termination/antitermination protein NusG — MTERYVDDADWATAAEQSSEDDEAQEGNVLAAEERSVEAAEHLAIHIVDDSDEDDADLDDIDIDDPEADAIVNDALNLDETAETEAAAEVINDSIAEEVAELEAEAAEEVTPYDGPDVNGDEDEPELDEDFVAEVDAAAAVVDDVEASVSPADAAEAPETDDEDEDEDPYEAFRADLRTLPGKWYVIHSYAGFERKVKANIEQRKSTLEVEEEIYQIEVPMEDVVEIKNGQRKMVTRVRIPGYVLVRMELNEDTWSVVRHTPGVTGFVGNAHNPTPLRFEEAFNMLKSLVEVKEVAGAKGGAAKKGAAATARVIPAEVDFEVGETITIKEGSFAGLPGTISEIKPESGKLTVLVSLFERETPVELSFDQVTKL; from the coding sequence GTGACTGAAAGATATGTCGACGACGCCGATTGGGCGACGGCCGCCGAGCAGTCGTCGGAGGACGACGAAGCTCAGGAGGGCAACGTCCTCGCGGCGGAGGAGCGGTCGGTGGAAGCCGCCGAGCACCTCGCCATCCACATCGTCGACGACTCAGACGAGGATGACGCCGACCTGGACGACATCGACATCGACGACCCGGAGGCCGACGCCATCGTGAACGACGCTCTCAACCTCGACGAGACGGCCGAGACCGAGGCCGCGGCCGAGGTCATCAACGACTCCATCGCGGAGGAGGTCGCCGAACTCGAGGCCGAAGCCGCCGAGGAGGTGACCCCGTACGACGGTCCCGACGTGAACGGCGACGAGGACGAGCCGGAGCTCGACGAGGACTTCGTCGCGGAGGTCGATGCCGCAGCCGCCGTCGTCGACGACGTCGAGGCCTCCGTCTCGCCGGCCGACGCCGCCGAGGCTCCCGAGACCGACGACGAGGACGAGGACGAGGACCCCTACGAGGCGTTCCGTGCCGACCTGCGCACCCTCCCGGGCAAGTGGTACGTCATCCACTCCTACGCCGGCTTCGAGCGCAAGGTGAAGGCCAACATCGAGCAGCGCAAGTCGACGCTCGAGGTCGAGGAGGAGATCTATCAGATCGAGGTCCCGATGGAGGACGTCGTCGAGATCAAGAACGGTCAGCGCAAGATGGTCACGCGCGTCCGTATCCCCGGCTACGTGCTCGTGCGCATGGAGCTCAACGAGGACACCTGGTCGGTCGTGCGTCACACGCCCGGTGTGACCGGCTTCGTCGGCAACGCCCACAACCCGACGCCGCTGCGCTTCGAAGAGGCCTTCAACATGCTGAAGAGCCTGGTCGAGGTCAAGGAGGTCGCCGGCGCGAAGGGCGGTGCGGCCAAGAAGGGCGCCGCCGCCACGGCCCGCGTCATCCCGGCCGAGGTGGACTTCGAGGTCGGCGAGACCATCACGATCAAGGAGGGCTCGTTCGCGGGCCTGCCCGGCACCATCAGCGAGATCAAGCCCGAGAGCGGCAAGCTCACGGTCCTCGTCTCGCTCTTCGAGCGTGAGACCCCGGTCGAGCTGTCGTTCGACCAGGTCACCAAGCTCTAG
- the rplK gene encoding 50S ribosomal protein L11 has translation MAPKKKVTGLIKLQINAGAANPAPPIGPALGQHGVNIMEFCKAYNAATESQRGNVIPVEITVYEDRSFTFILKTPPAAELIKKAAGVQKGSKTPHTAKVGKLTKDQVRQIAEQKQPDLNANDIEAASKIIAGTARSMGITVED, from the coding sequence ATGGCACCGAAGAAGAAGGTGACCGGCCTGATCAAGCTTCAGATCAACGCCGGTGCAGCCAACCCGGCGCCGCCGATCGGCCCCGCGCTCGGTCAGCATGGCGTCAACATCATGGAGTTCTGCAAGGCGTACAACGCCGCGACCGAGTCGCAGCGCGGCAACGTCATCCCCGTGGAGATCACCGTCTACGAGGACCGCAGCTTCACGTTCATCCTGAAGACCCCGCCGGCCGCTGAGCTCATCAAGAAGGCTGCCGGTGTGCAGAAGGGCTCGAAGACGCCGCACACGGCCAAGGTGGGCAAGCTCACCAAGGACCAGGTCCGTCAGATCGCCGAGCAGAAGCAGCCCGACCTGAACGCGAACGACATCGAGGCCGCCTCGAAGATCATCGCCGGCACCGCCCGTTCCATGGGCATCACGGTCGAGGACTGA
- the rplA gene encoding 50S ribosomal protein L1, with protein sequence MATKSKAFRAAAAKIEADKFYSPTEAVALAKQTGSAKFDSTVEVALKLSVDPRKADQMVRGTVILPHGTGKTARVIVFATGPAAEAAIAAGADEVGGAELIEKVAGGWTAFDAAVATPELMGQVGRLGKVLGPRGLMPNPKTGTVTPNPAKAVEEIKGGKIEFRVDKHANVHFVVGKASFSAEQLDENLKAALEEIVRLKPSSSKGRYIQKGAVSTTFGPGIPLDVNTLV encoded by the coding sequence ATGGCTACCAAGTCCAAGGCCTTCCGGGCCGCAGCCGCCAAGATCGAGGCGGACAAGTTCTACAGCCCCACCGAGGCCGTCGCGCTCGCGAAGCAGACCGGTTCGGCGAAGTTCGACTCGACCGTCGAGGTCGCGCTCAAGCTCTCGGTCGACCCCCGCAAGGCGGACCAGATGGTGCGCGGCACCGTCATCCTCCCCCACGGCACCGGCAAGACCGCCCGCGTCATCGTGTTCGCGACGGGTCCGGCCGCTGAGGCCGCGATCGCCGCGGGTGCGGACGAGGTCGGCGGCGCCGAGCTCATCGAGAAGGTCGCCGGCGGCTGGACCGCGTTCGACGCGGCCGTCGCGACGCCCGAGCTCATGGGCCAGGTCGGCCGTCTCGGCAAGGTGCTCGGCCCCCGTGGCCTCATGCCCAACCCGAAGACCGGCACCGTGACCCCCAACCCGGCCAAGGCCGTCGAGGAGATCAAGGGCGGAAAGATCGAGTTCCGCGTCGACAAGCACGCCAACGTGCACTTCGTCGTCGGCAAGGCCTCGTTCTCGGCCGAGCAGCTGGACGAGAATCTGAAGGCCGCGCTCGAAGAGATCGTGCGCCTGAAGCCGTCGAGCTCGAAGGGCCGCTACATCCAGAAGGGCGCCGTGTCGACCACGTTCGGCCCCGGCATCCCGCTGGACGTCAACACGCTCGTCTGA
- a CDS encoding DUF561 domain-containing protein produces MPKTLQDLFGIDAPIVLGPFGGLSSIELTAAVSELGGLGSYGLYGYSADRISDTIAALHSATRRPFAVNLWLPTGDEITPGEVDLKPAIEAVAPLYDELGLAHPTPPIEFLPDLDSQLTAVMDAAPAALSVVFGAPSEHVVAAARSRGIRVIGTATTVAEAVALETAGVDAVVATGAEAGGHRVSFLRPAEQSLVGTFALVPQVVDAVDVPVIAAGGIADRRGVAAAFALGASGVQVGSAFLRTRQSAATEAHRRAIADASDTGTVLTRAMSGRLARGIPNRAMREIETTGIIAPFPAQNWLTGQFRAEAGRRGDGELVSLWAGQAAGLAPSDDAAEVFAELVSGLPA; encoded by the coding sequence ATGCCGAAGACGCTGCAGGACCTGTTCGGAATCGACGCGCCGATCGTGCTCGGCCCCTTCGGCGGGCTGTCGTCGATCGAGCTGACGGCCGCGGTGAGCGAGCTCGGCGGACTGGGCTCGTACGGGCTCTACGGGTACTCCGCCGACCGAATCAGCGACACGATCGCGGCGCTGCACTCCGCGACGCGGCGCCCGTTCGCCGTCAACCTGTGGCTGCCGACCGGCGACGAGATCACTCCCGGCGAGGTCGACCTGAAGCCGGCGATCGAGGCGGTCGCCCCGCTCTACGACGAGCTGGGTCTCGCGCACCCGACGCCTCCGATCGAGTTCCTGCCCGACCTCGACTCCCAGTTGACGGCGGTGATGGATGCTGCGCCCGCGGCGCTGAGCGTGGTCTTCGGCGCGCCGTCGGAGCACGTGGTCGCGGCGGCGCGGAGCCGCGGCATCCGCGTCATCGGCACTGCCACCACTGTCGCGGAGGCCGTCGCGCTCGAGACGGCGGGGGTGGACGCGGTCGTCGCCACCGGCGCCGAGGCGGGCGGCCATCGCGTGTCGTTCCTCAGGCCCGCCGAGCAGTCGCTCGTCGGCACGTTCGCGCTCGTCCCGCAAGTCGTGGACGCGGTGGACGTCCCGGTGATCGCGGCCGGCGGCATCGCCGACCGGCGCGGCGTCGCCGCCGCGTTCGCGCTCGGCGCTTCGGGGGTGCAGGTGGGTTCCGCGTTCCTGCGCACGCGGCAGTCGGCCGCCACCGAGGCGCACCGTCGGGCGATCGCCGACGCCTCAGACACCGGGACCGTGCTCACCCGCGCCATGAGCGGGCGCCTGGCTCGCGGCATCCCGAATCGCGCCATGCGGGAGATCGAGACCACCGGGATCATCGCGCCGTTCCCCGCGCAGAACTGGCTCACCGGGCAGTTCCGTGCCGAGGCAGGGCGTCGCGGCGACGGCGAGCTCGTGTCGCTGTGGGCCGGGCAGGCCGCGGGGCTCGCGCCGAGCGACGACGCCGCCGAGGTCTTCGCAGAGCTGGTGTCGGGCCTGCCCGCCTGA
- a CDS encoding amino acid ABC transporter substrate-binding protein, which produces MSRRITALVLTAAAALALTACSSGSADPAASGEGDDYGLVTAGTLTVATEGTYRPFSFHDESGELVGFDVEIAEAVAEKLGLEVVFQETQWDAIFAGLDAGRFDVIGNQVSINPEREEKYLFSEPYTVSPGVIVVPEDDDSITSFDDLAGKTTAQSLTSNWYQLAQESGATVEAVEGWAQAVALLQQGRVDATINDSLTFLDYEKSEGPTGLKIAVETDEPSLSAFAFTKDKEALVEAIDGALAELREEGVLAEISEKYFGADVTQ; this is translated from the coding sequence ATGTCACGCCGTATCACCGCACTCGTCCTCACCGCCGCCGCCGCCCTCGCGCTCACTGCGTGCAGCAGCGGCTCCGCCGACCCCGCCGCCAGCGGCGAGGGCGACGACTACGGCCTGGTGACCGCCGGCACGCTCACGGTCGCCACCGAGGGAACGTACCGCCCGTTCTCGTTCCACGACGAGTCCGGCGAGCTCGTCGGCTTCGACGTCGAGATCGCCGAGGCGGTCGCCGAGAAGCTCGGCCTGGAGGTCGTGTTCCAGGAGACCCAGTGGGACGCGATCTTCGCGGGCCTCGACGCCGGCCGCTTCGACGTCATCGGTAACCAGGTGTCGATCAACCCCGAGCGCGAGGAGAAGTACCTCTTCAGCGAGCCCTACACCGTGTCGCCCGGCGTGATCGTCGTGCCCGAGGACGACGACTCGATCACGAGCTTCGACGACCTCGCCGGAAAGACGACGGCGCAGTCGCTCACGAGCAACTGGTACCAGCTCGCCCAGGAGAGCGGCGCCACCGTCGAGGCGGTCGAGGGCTGGGCGCAGGCCGTCGCGCTGCTGCAGCAGGGGCGCGTCGACGCGACGATCAACGACAGCCTGACCTTCCTCGACTACGAGAAGAGCGAGGGCCCGACGGGTCTGAAGATCGCCGTCGAGACGGATGAGCCGAGCCTCAGCGCCTTCGCGTTCACGAAGGACAAGGAGGCGCTCGTCGAGGCGATCGACGGCGCCCTTGCGGAGCTCCGCGAGGAGGGCGTGCTCGCCGAGATCAGCGAGAAGTACTTCGGCGCGGACGTCACCCAGTAG